The Neodiprion virginianus isolate iyNeoVirg1 chromosome 5, iyNeoVirg1.1, whole genome shotgun sequence genome contains a region encoding:
- the LOC124304691 gene encoding protein enabled-like isoform X2 — MNEVSISSARASVMVYDDVNKKWVPSGSSSGLSKVQLYHHQVNNTFRVVGRKLQDHEIVINCAILKGLKYNQATVTFHQWRDNKQVYGLNFSSKDDADAFAKAMLQALDVLSNGSNISRSLGPAVASTAPANYQQQQQSQQQQQQQQQQQQPLGITQQYEEDMGYSQSQSQSQSQAQSGSGPVQGGLGMVGSIGSVGSVSRVSLSLGHLGGSPAPPSATAAPIASGITTVIQVGGGVASRGSPADRENVMRTMTREDVAIIQERRMSQQNQVMSSPSAAVPPGCPPAAQQQSGHHRTSSAPPAPQPPVMPGPINPAQSQIGGGGPPVPPPQPPAAPPPPCPPCPPCPPCPPATISYQQQQPPSVSTAPVPPPMMMNQYASSSQNPNQSQSQPIYGTNQGNQYGVVGQNSIYGVGGSVSQSNGANQYCTGSQNSLYGSTTIQGGHFGSNPSIQNGQQQQQYGSNNSINQYATTGHNQQSQYAVVGNGSQTQSQSQYAVVGNGTQQYGSTTATQLSNNNSTNPYGTPSNLVNQYGSHSILNSNTYAPPVGSNGPPPPPMGPPGGPAAPPPPPPPPAPNANSNSSDAPPDTNSLAAALQAARLKKKQQSQPIENSGSSTSSSGSATGGGGNYGTLGRGGGGGIASMMDEMAKTLARRRAAVEKKQPEQPPEPENSPGKGTWDKNNSSNNKFANGAESPKSARKRFGSASEDTLLKVNGVNEGTPLSAQEMEAFKAEIIKDVRREFQKMKQEIIEALRSELSRR, encoded by the exons ATGAA TGAGGTAAGCATATCATCAGCACGGGCGTCGGTGATGGTGTACGACGACGTGAACAAGAAATGGGTGCCGAGCGGAAGTTCGTCCGGCTTATCGAAGGTGCAGCTGTACCATCACCAGGTGAACAACACCTTCAGAGTGGTCGGTCGGAAGCTCCAGGACCATGAGATAGTGATAAACTGCGCTATCCTCAAAGGACTGAAGTACAATCAGGCTACGGTTACGTTTCACCAATGGCGGGACAACAAACAAGTTTACGGGCTGAACTTCTCGAGTAAAGATGACGCCGATGCTTTCGCCAAGGCCATGCTGCAGGCCCTCGAC GTCCTCAGCAACGGCAGCAATATCTCGAGGAGTTTGGGTCCGGCAGTCGCTTCCACAGCACCGGCGAATTaccagcaacagcaacagtcccaacagcaacaacaacagcaacaacaacagcaacagccTCTTGGTATCACCCAGCAGTACGAAGAGGACATGGGATACAG TCAGAGTCAGAGTCAAAGCCAAAGCCAGGCCCAAAGCGGATCTGGTCCCGTTCAGGGGGGCCTGGGGATGGTAGGAAGCATAGGGAGCGTAGGGAGCGTGTCGAGAGTTTCCTTGTCCCTGGGGCACCTCGGTGGAAGCCCTGCCCCCCCATCGGCAACCGCCGCTCCGATAGCGAGCGGCATCACAACCGTCATTCAGGTCGGGGGTGGAGTTGCGAGTCGGGGATCACCGGCTGATCGCGAGAACGTCATGAG AACCATGACCAGAGAAGACGTGGCGATAATTCAAGAGCGACGGATGTCTCAACAGAACCAAG TAATGAGCAGCCCAAGCGCTGCGGTTCCACCGGGGTGTCCGCCAGCGGCCCAACAACAGTCCGGCCATCATCGGACTTCGTCAGCACCCCCGGCGCCTCAACCGCCGGTAATGCCGGGCCCTATAAACCCGGCACAATCACAAATAGGGGGCGGTGGTCCGCCGGTACCGCCGCCACAACCACCGGCAGCACCCCCACCACCCTGCCCGCCGTGTCCGCCGTGTCCACCGTGTCCACCAGCGACGATAAGCTACCAACAGCAACAGCCTCCGAGCGTCAGCACCGCACCCGTACCGCCCCCGATGATGATGAACCAGTACGCATCATCCTCCCAAAATCCCAACCAGTCACAATCCCAGCCAATATATGGTACCAATCAGGGGAACCAGTACGGTGTTGTTGGTCAAAACAGTATTTACGGTGTCGGTGGTAGTGTGAGTCAGAGTAACGGTGCTAACCAATACTGCACTGGTAGTCAGAACAGTCTGTACGGTTCGACGACGATTCAAGGCGGTCACTTTGGTAGTAATCCGAGCATTCAGAACGgccaacaacagcaacagtaCGGTAGTAATAATTCCATAAACCAGTACGCGACCACTGGTCATAATCAACAGTCACAGTACGCGGTTGTTGGGAACGGTTCCCAGACTCAGTCACAGTCGCAGTATGCGGTAGTTGGCAATGGTACTCAGCAATATGGGTCGACCACCGCTACCCAGTtgagtaataataattcgacAAACCCGTACGGTACCCCTTCAAATTTGGTCAATCAGTACGGCTCTCATTCCATTTTGAATTCTAACACTTATGCTCCTCCGGTTGGCAGCAACGGCCCACCGCCACCCCCCATGGGCCCACCTGGTGGCCCTGCTGCCCCACCcccacctccacctccgccCGCACCCAACGCTAACTCAAACAGCTCAGATGCACCGCCCGATACCAATTCGTTAGCTGCTGCCCTCCAGGCTGCGCGTCTTAAAAAGAAACAG CAATCCCAGCCAATCGAGAACAGCGGCTCGAGCACAAGCAGTAGTGGTAGCGCCACTGGAGGGGGCGGCAACTATGGAACACTTGGACGTGGCGGAGGCGGAGGAATAGCTTCTATGATGGATGAGATGGCTAAAACACTTGCACGCAGGCGCGCAGCTGTTGAAAAGAAACAGCCAGAACAGCCTCCG gaGCCAGAGAATTCGCCGGGAAAGGGTACCTGGGATAAGAACAATTCGTCGAATAACAAATTCGCGAATGGCGCCGAATCCCCAAAGTCAGCTCGCAAGAGGTTCGGCTCCGCATCGGAAGACACATTGCTCAAGGTGAACGGAGTCAACGAAGGTACGCCGTTGTCCGCCCAAGAAATGGAGGCATTTAAGGCTGAAATAATCAAGGACGTTCGTAGAGAGTTTCAAAAGATGAAACAGGAGATAATCGAAG cacTCAGGTCGGAATTGAGCAGAAGGTAA
- the LOC124304691 gene encoding protein enabled-like isoform X4, with protein sequence MTTANHKRWSDWNTYWACEVSISSARASVMVYDDVNKKWVPSGSSSGLSKVQLYHHQVNNTFRVVGRKLQDHEIVINCAILKGLKYNQATVTFHQWRDNKQVYGLNFSSKDDADAFAKAMLQALDVLSNGSNISRSLGPAVASTAPANYQQQQQSQQQQQQQQQQQQPLGITQQYEEDMGYSQSQSQSQSQAQSGSGPVQGGLGMVGSIGSVGSVSRVSLSLGHLGGSPAPPSATAAPIASGITTVIQVGGGVASRGSPADRENVMRTMTREDVAIIQERRMSQQNQVMSSPSAAVPPGCPPAAQQQSGHHRTSSAPPAPQPPVMPGPINPAQSQIGGGGPPVPPPQPPAAPPPPCPPCPPCPPCPPATISYQQQQPPSVSTAPVPPPMMMNHNGPPPPPMGPPGGPAAPPPPPPPPAPNANSNSSDAPPDTNSLAAALQAARLKKKQQSQPIENSGSSTSSSGSATGGGGNYGTLGRGGGGGIASMMDEMAKTLARRRAAVEKKQPEQPPEPENSPGKGTWDKNNSSNNKFANGAESPKSARKRFGSASEDTLLKVNGVNEGTPLSAQEMEAFKAEIIKDVRREFQKMKQEIIEALRSELSRR encoded by the exons ATGACAACCGCTAATCACAAACGTTGGTCCGACTGGAATACCTACTGGGCATG TGAGGTAAGCATATCATCAGCACGGGCGTCGGTGATGGTGTACGACGACGTGAACAAGAAATGGGTGCCGAGCGGAAGTTCGTCCGGCTTATCGAAGGTGCAGCTGTACCATCACCAGGTGAACAACACCTTCAGAGTGGTCGGTCGGAAGCTCCAGGACCATGAGATAGTGATAAACTGCGCTATCCTCAAAGGACTGAAGTACAATCAGGCTACGGTTACGTTTCACCAATGGCGGGACAACAAACAAGTTTACGGGCTGAACTTCTCGAGTAAAGATGACGCCGATGCTTTCGCCAAGGCCATGCTGCAGGCCCTCGAC GTCCTCAGCAACGGCAGCAATATCTCGAGGAGTTTGGGTCCGGCAGTCGCTTCCACAGCACCGGCGAATTaccagcaacagcaacagtcccaacagcaacaacaacagcaacaacaacagcaacagccTCTTGGTATCACCCAGCAGTACGAAGAGGACATGGGATACAG TCAGAGTCAGAGTCAAAGCCAAAGCCAGGCCCAAAGCGGATCTGGTCCCGTTCAGGGGGGCCTGGGGATGGTAGGAAGCATAGGGAGCGTAGGGAGCGTGTCGAGAGTTTCCTTGTCCCTGGGGCACCTCGGTGGAAGCCCTGCCCCCCCATCGGCAACCGCCGCTCCGATAGCGAGCGGCATCACAACCGTCATTCAGGTCGGGGGTGGAGTTGCGAGTCGGGGATCACCGGCTGATCGCGAGAACGTCATGAG AACCATGACCAGAGAAGACGTGGCGATAATTCAAGAGCGACGGATGTCTCAACAGAACCAAG TAATGAGCAGCCCAAGCGCTGCGGTTCCACCGGGGTGTCCGCCAGCGGCCCAACAACAGTCCGGCCATCATCGGACTTCGTCAGCACCCCCGGCGCCTCAACCGCCGGTAATGCCGGGCCCTATAAACCCGGCACAATCACAAATAGGGGGCGGTGGTCCGCCGGTACCGCCGCCACAACCACCGGCAGCACCCCCACCACCCTGCCCGCCGTGTCCGCCGTGTCCACCGTGTCCACCAGCGACGATAAGCTACCAACAGCAACAGCCTCCGAGCGTCAGCACCGCACCCGTACCGCCCCCGATGATGATGAACCA CAACGGCCCACCGCCACCCCCCATGGGCCCACCTGGTGGCCCTGCTGCCCCACCcccacctccacctccgccCGCACCCAACGCTAACTCAAACAGCTCAGATGCACCGCCCGATACCAATTCGTTAGCTGCTGCCCTCCAGGCTGCGCGTCTTAAAAAGAAACAG CAATCCCAGCCAATCGAGAACAGCGGCTCGAGCACAAGCAGTAGTGGTAGCGCCACTGGAGGGGGCGGCAACTATGGAACACTTGGACGTGGCGGAGGCGGAGGAATAGCTTCTATGATGGATGAGATGGCTAAAACACTTGCACGCAGGCGCGCAGCTGTTGAAAAGAAACAGCCAGAACAGCCTCCG gaGCCAGAGAATTCGCCGGGAAAGGGTACCTGGGATAAGAACAATTCGTCGAATAACAAATTCGCGAATGGCGCCGAATCCCCAAAGTCAGCTCGCAAGAGGTTCGGCTCCGCATCGGAAGACACATTGCTCAAGGTGAACGGAGTCAACGAAGGTACGCCGTTGTCCGCCCAAGAAATGGAGGCATTTAAGGCTGAAATAATCAAGGACGTTCGTAGAGAGTTTCAAAAGATGAAACAGGAGATAATCGAAG cacTCAGGTCGGAATTGAGCAGAAGGTAA
- the LOC124304691 gene encoding protein enabled-like isoform X1, translating into MTTANHKRWSDWNTYWACEVSISSARASVMVYDDVNKKWVPSGSSSGLSKVQLYHHQVNNTFRVVGRKLQDHEIVINCAILKGLKYNQATVTFHQWRDNKQVYGLNFSSKDDADAFAKAMLQALDVLSNGSNISRSLGPAVASTAPANYQQQQQSQQQQQQQQQQQQPLGITQQYEEDMGYSQSQSQSQSQAQSGSGPVQGGLGMVGSIGSVGSVSRVSLSLGHLGGSPAPPSATAAPIASGITTVIQVGGGVASRGSPADRENVMRTMTREDVAIIQERRMSQQNQVMSSPSAAVPPGCPPAAQQQSGHHRTSSAPPAPQPPVMPGPINPAQSQIGGGGPPVPPPQPPAAPPPPCPPCPPCPPCPPATISYQQQQPPSVSTAPVPPPMMMNQYASSSQNPNQSQSQPIYGTNQGNQYGVVGQNSIYGVGGSVSQSNGANQYCTGSQNSLYGSTTIQGGHFGSNPSIQNGQQQQQYGSNNSINQYATTGHNQQSQYAVVGNGSQTQSQSQYAVVGNGTQQYGSTTATQLSNNNSTNPYGTPSNLVNQYGSHSILNSNTYAPPVGSNGPPPPPMGPPGGPAAPPPPPPPPAPNANSNSSDAPPDTNSLAAALQAARLKKKQQSQPIENSGSSTSSSGSATGGGGNYGTLGRGGGGGIASMMDEMAKTLARRRAAVEKKQPEQPPEPENSPGKGTWDKNNSSNNKFANGAESPKSARKRFGSASEDTLLKVNGVNEGTPLSAQEMEAFKAEIIKDVRREFQKMKQEIIEALRSELSRR; encoded by the exons ATGACAACCGCTAATCACAAACGTTGGTCCGACTGGAATACCTACTGGGCATG TGAGGTAAGCATATCATCAGCACGGGCGTCGGTGATGGTGTACGACGACGTGAACAAGAAATGGGTGCCGAGCGGAAGTTCGTCCGGCTTATCGAAGGTGCAGCTGTACCATCACCAGGTGAACAACACCTTCAGAGTGGTCGGTCGGAAGCTCCAGGACCATGAGATAGTGATAAACTGCGCTATCCTCAAAGGACTGAAGTACAATCAGGCTACGGTTACGTTTCACCAATGGCGGGACAACAAACAAGTTTACGGGCTGAACTTCTCGAGTAAAGATGACGCCGATGCTTTCGCCAAGGCCATGCTGCAGGCCCTCGAC GTCCTCAGCAACGGCAGCAATATCTCGAGGAGTTTGGGTCCGGCAGTCGCTTCCACAGCACCGGCGAATTaccagcaacagcaacagtcccaacagcaacaacaacagcaacaacaacagcaacagccTCTTGGTATCACCCAGCAGTACGAAGAGGACATGGGATACAG TCAGAGTCAGAGTCAAAGCCAAAGCCAGGCCCAAAGCGGATCTGGTCCCGTTCAGGGGGGCCTGGGGATGGTAGGAAGCATAGGGAGCGTAGGGAGCGTGTCGAGAGTTTCCTTGTCCCTGGGGCACCTCGGTGGAAGCCCTGCCCCCCCATCGGCAACCGCCGCTCCGATAGCGAGCGGCATCACAACCGTCATTCAGGTCGGGGGTGGAGTTGCGAGTCGGGGATCACCGGCTGATCGCGAGAACGTCATGAG AACCATGACCAGAGAAGACGTGGCGATAATTCAAGAGCGACGGATGTCTCAACAGAACCAAG TAATGAGCAGCCCAAGCGCTGCGGTTCCACCGGGGTGTCCGCCAGCGGCCCAACAACAGTCCGGCCATCATCGGACTTCGTCAGCACCCCCGGCGCCTCAACCGCCGGTAATGCCGGGCCCTATAAACCCGGCACAATCACAAATAGGGGGCGGTGGTCCGCCGGTACCGCCGCCACAACCACCGGCAGCACCCCCACCACCCTGCCCGCCGTGTCCGCCGTGTCCACCGTGTCCACCAGCGACGATAAGCTACCAACAGCAACAGCCTCCGAGCGTCAGCACCGCACCCGTACCGCCCCCGATGATGATGAACCAGTACGCATCATCCTCCCAAAATCCCAACCAGTCACAATCCCAGCCAATATATGGTACCAATCAGGGGAACCAGTACGGTGTTGTTGGTCAAAACAGTATTTACGGTGTCGGTGGTAGTGTGAGTCAGAGTAACGGTGCTAACCAATACTGCACTGGTAGTCAGAACAGTCTGTACGGTTCGACGACGATTCAAGGCGGTCACTTTGGTAGTAATCCGAGCATTCAGAACGgccaacaacagcaacagtaCGGTAGTAATAATTCCATAAACCAGTACGCGACCACTGGTCATAATCAACAGTCACAGTACGCGGTTGTTGGGAACGGTTCCCAGACTCAGTCACAGTCGCAGTATGCGGTAGTTGGCAATGGTACTCAGCAATATGGGTCGACCACCGCTACCCAGTtgagtaataataattcgacAAACCCGTACGGTACCCCTTCAAATTTGGTCAATCAGTACGGCTCTCATTCCATTTTGAATTCTAACACTTATGCTCCTCCGGTTGGCAGCAACGGCCCACCGCCACCCCCCATGGGCCCACCTGGTGGCCCTGCTGCCCCACCcccacctccacctccgccCGCACCCAACGCTAACTCAAACAGCTCAGATGCACCGCCCGATACCAATTCGTTAGCTGCTGCCCTCCAGGCTGCGCGTCTTAAAAAGAAACAG CAATCCCAGCCAATCGAGAACAGCGGCTCGAGCACAAGCAGTAGTGGTAGCGCCACTGGAGGGGGCGGCAACTATGGAACACTTGGACGTGGCGGAGGCGGAGGAATAGCTTCTATGATGGATGAGATGGCTAAAACACTTGCACGCAGGCGCGCAGCTGTTGAAAAGAAACAGCCAGAACAGCCTCCG gaGCCAGAGAATTCGCCGGGAAAGGGTACCTGGGATAAGAACAATTCGTCGAATAACAAATTCGCGAATGGCGCCGAATCCCCAAAGTCAGCTCGCAAGAGGTTCGGCTCCGCATCGGAAGACACATTGCTCAAGGTGAACGGAGTCAACGAAGGTACGCCGTTGTCCGCCCAAGAAATGGAGGCATTTAAGGCTGAAATAATCAAGGACGTTCGTAGAGAGTTTCAAAAGATGAAACAGGAGATAATCGAAG cacTCAGGTCGGAATTGAGCAGAAGGTAA
- the LOC124304691 gene encoding protein enabled-like isoform X3: MTTANHKRWSDWNTYWACEVSISSARASVMVYDDVNKKWVPSGSSSGLSKVQLYHHQVNNTFRVVGRKLQDHEIVINCAILKGLKYNQATVTFHQWRDNKQVYGLNFSSKDDADAFAKAMLQALDVLSNGSNISRSLGPAVASTAPANYQQQQQSQQQQQQQQQQQQPLGITQQYEEDMGYRTMTREDVAIIQERRMSQQNQVMSSPSAAVPPGCPPAAQQQSGHHRTSSAPPAPQPPVMPGPINPAQSQIGGGGPPVPPPQPPAAPPPPCPPCPPCPPCPPATISYQQQQPPSVSTAPVPPPMMMNQYASSSQNPNQSQSQPIYGTNQGNQYGVVGQNSIYGVGGSVSQSNGANQYCTGSQNSLYGSTTIQGGHFGSNPSIQNGQQQQQYGSNNSINQYATTGHNQQSQYAVVGNGSQTQSQSQYAVVGNGTQQYGSTTATQLSNNNSTNPYGTPSNLVNQYGSHSILNSNTYAPPVGSNGPPPPPMGPPGGPAAPPPPPPPPAPNANSNSSDAPPDTNSLAAALQAARLKKKQQSQPIENSGSSTSSSGSATGGGGNYGTLGRGGGGGIASMMDEMAKTLARRRAAVEKKQPEQPPEPENSPGKGTWDKNNSSNNKFANGAESPKSARKRFGSASEDTLLKVNGVNEGTPLSAQEMEAFKAEIIKDVRREFQKMKQEIIEALRSELSRR, translated from the exons ATGACAACCGCTAATCACAAACGTTGGTCCGACTGGAATACCTACTGGGCATG TGAGGTAAGCATATCATCAGCACGGGCGTCGGTGATGGTGTACGACGACGTGAACAAGAAATGGGTGCCGAGCGGAAGTTCGTCCGGCTTATCGAAGGTGCAGCTGTACCATCACCAGGTGAACAACACCTTCAGAGTGGTCGGTCGGAAGCTCCAGGACCATGAGATAGTGATAAACTGCGCTATCCTCAAAGGACTGAAGTACAATCAGGCTACGGTTACGTTTCACCAATGGCGGGACAACAAACAAGTTTACGGGCTGAACTTCTCGAGTAAAGATGACGCCGATGCTTTCGCCAAGGCCATGCTGCAGGCCCTCGAC GTCCTCAGCAACGGCAGCAATATCTCGAGGAGTTTGGGTCCGGCAGTCGCTTCCACAGCACCGGCGAATTaccagcaacagcaacagtcccaacagcaacaacaacagcaacaacaacagcaacagccTCTTGGTATCACCCAGCAGTACGAAGAGGACATGGGATACAG AACCATGACCAGAGAAGACGTGGCGATAATTCAAGAGCGACGGATGTCTCAACAGAACCAAG TAATGAGCAGCCCAAGCGCTGCGGTTCCACCGGGGTGTCCGCCAGCGGCCCAACAACAGTCCGGCCATCATCGGACTTCGTCAGCACCCCCGGCGCCTCAACCGCCGGTAATGCCGGGCCCTATAAACCCGGCACAATCACAAATAGGGGGCGGTGGTCCGCCGGTACCGCCGCCACAACCACCGGCAGCACCCCCACCACCCTGCCCGCCGTGTCCGCCGTGTCCACCGTGTCCACCAGCGACGATAAGCTACCAACAGCAACAGCCTCCGAGCGTCAGCACCGCACCCGTACCGCCCCCGATGATGATGAACCAGTACGCATCATCCTCCCAAAATCCCAACCAGTCACAATCCCAGCCAATATATGGTACCAATCAGGGGAACCAGTACGGTGTTGTTGGTCAAAACAGTATTTACGGTGTCGGTGGTAGTGTGAGTCAGAGTAACGGTGCTAACCAATACTGCACTGGTAGTCAGAACAGTCTGTACGGTTCGACGACGATTCAAGGCGGTCACTTTGGTAGTAATCCGAGCATTCAGAACGgccaacaacagcaacagtaCGGTAGTAATAATTCCATAAACCAGTACGCGACCACTGGTCATAATCAACAGTCACAGTACGCGGTTGTTGGGAACGGTTCCCAGACTCAGTCACAGTCGCAGTATGCGGTAGTTGGCAATGGTACTCAGCAATATGGGTCGACCACCGCTACCCAGTtgagtaataataattcgacAAACCCGTACGGTACCCCTTCAAATTTGGTCAATCAGTACGGCTCTCATTCCATTTTGAATTCTAACACTTATGCTCCTCCGGTTGGCAGCAACGGCCCACCGCCACCCCCCATGGGCCCACCTGGTGGCCCTGCTGCCCCACCcccacctccacctccgccCGCACCCAACGCTAACTCAAACAGCTCAGATGCACCGCCCGATACCAATTCGTTAGCTGCTGCCCTCCAGGCTGCGCGTCTTAAAAAGAAACAG CAATCCCAGCCAATCGAGAACAGCGGCTCGAGCACAAGCAGTAGTGGTAGCGCCACTGGAGGGGGCGGCAACTATGGAACACTTGGACGTGGCGGAGGCGGAGGAATAGCTTCTATGATGGATGAGATGGCTAAAACACTTGCACGCAGGCGCGCAGCTGTTGAAAAGAAACAGCCAGAACAGCCTCCG gaGCCAGAGAATTCGCCGGGAAAGGGTACCTGGGATAAGAACAATTCGTCGAATAACAAATTCGCGAATGGCGCCGAATCCCCAAAGTCAGCTCGCAAGAGGTTCGGCTCCGCATCGGAAGACACATTGCTCAAGGTGAACGGAGTCAACGAAGGTACGCCGTTGTCCGCCCAAGAAATGGAGGCATTTAAGGCTGAAATAATCAAGGACGTTCGTAGAGAGTTTCAAAAGATGAAACAGGAGATAATCGAAG cacTCAGGTCGGAATTGAGCAGAAGGTAA